Proteins from a genomic interval of Nostoc sp. TCL240-02:
- a CDS encoding N-6 DNA methylase, with product MTATTDIVQKLWNLCHVLRDDGVTYLQYVTELTYLLFLKMAQETGAEAQLLQGYRWDDLVTQDGVEQLTSYRKLLLMLGSENSSLRVQAIFANAQTSLKQPRILKKLVTSIDELDWFSEHRDEFGDLYEGLLQKNADEKKSGAGQYFTPRPLIDCMVSLLKPQPGELIQDPAAGTGGFLIASDRYIRQYHDPFEWTEAQQSFQQHQAFYGMELVQDAHRLLLMNMMLHGIEGAVDLGDSLSAEGQRLAKADVILTNPPFGTKKGGGLPSRDDFTYPTSNKQLAFLQHIYRTLKPGGRAAVVLPDNVLFEDGQGRAIRADLMAKCNLHTILRLPTGIFYAQGVKTNVLFFQRGTTEKGNTKAVWIYDMRTNMPSFGKRIPLTRGHFSEFEQCYGNDPNGNSPRVDLEENGRFRCFTREQITKRNENLDISWLRDDSLRSGDNLPEPEIIAAEIMEKLRIATKEMEALMILLEGEEAAEAVSASVGMPTLE from the coding sequence ATGACCGCTACCACCGATATTGTTCAAAAACTCTGGAATTTATGCCACGTCTTACGAGATGACGGCGTTACTTATCTGCAATACGTTACAGAATTAACCTATCTGCTGTTCCTAAAGATGGCGCAGGAAACGGGGGCGGAGGCGCAATTATTACAAGGCTATCGCTGGGACGACTTGGTTACTCAGGATGGGGTAGAGCAACTAACATCTTATAGAAAACTCTTACTTATGTTGGGTTCGGAGAATTCATCTTTGCGAGTACAGGCGATTTTTGCTAATGCTCAAACTTCCCTCAAGCAACCCCGCATTCTTAAGAAGCTTGTCACCAGTATTGATGAATTGGACTGGTTTTCAGAACATCGAGACGAGTTTGGCGATTTGTATGAAGGACTATTACAGAAAAACGCCGACGAGAAGAAATCTGGTGCAGGACAGTATTTTACACCCAGACCGTTGATTGATTGCATGGTTTCCTTACTGAAGCCACAACCAGGAGAATTAATCCAAGATCCGGCAGCTGGAACTGGAGGGTTTTTGATAGCCAGTGATCGCTATATTCGACAATACCATGATCCCTTCGAGTGGACAGAAGCACAGCAATCTTTCCAGCAGCATCAGGCGTTTTATGGTATGGAGTTGGTGCAGGATGCTCACCGCTTGCTGTTGATGAATATGATGTTACACGGAATTGAAGGGGCTGTAGATTTGGGTGATAGCCTTTCCGCAGAGGGACAGCGACTAGCAAAAGCCGATGTCATTCTGACCAATCCACCCTTTGGGACAAAAAAAGGAGGTGGGCTACCTTCACGGGATGATTTTACTTATCCCACCTCAAACAAGCAATTAGCCTTTTTGCAACATATCTATAGAACCCTCAAACCAGGGGGACGGGCTGCGGTAGTTTTGCCAGATAACGTATTGTTTGAAGATGGACAAGGGCGAGCAATTCGGGCTGACTTGATGGCTAAATGTAATTTGCATACCATTTTAAGGTTGCCCACTGGGATATTTTACGCCCAAGGTGTTAAGACAAATGTATTATTTTTCCAGCGTGGCACAACGGAGAAAGGCAACACTAAAGCAGTTTGGATTTACGATATGCGTACCAATATGCCCAGCTTTGGTAAACGTATTCCCTTGACTCGTGGGCATTTCTCTGAGTTTGAGCAGTGCTATGGAAATGATCCCAATGGCAATAGTCCCCGTGTCGATTTGGAAGAAAATGGGCGTTTTCGGTGCTTCACGCGAGAGCAGATTACTAAGCGTAACGAAAATTTGGATATTTCTTGGCTGCGAGATGATAGCTTGCGATCGGGTGATAATTTACCAGAGCCGGAGATAATTGCAGCTGAGATTATGGAAAAGCTGCGAATTGCCACAAAGGAGATGGAAGCTTTGATGATATTGCTAGAAGGTGAAGAAGCGGCGGAGGCGGTGAGTGCTTCGGTGGGAATGCCAACTTTAGAATAG
- a CDS encoding type II toxin-antitoxin system RelE/ParE family toxin, whose amino-acid sequence MSNICRFTILASRDIETIIDYIADNSSFDAADRLLAKINNKCERLANFSGMGRRRDELAPNMRSFPVDDYLIFYRPIDEGVEILRVVSGYQNLKDLFSEQDEI is encoded by the coding sequence ATGAGCAACATTTGCAGGTTTACTATTCTGGCAAGTCGAGACATTGAGACTATCATCGACTATATTGCCGACAATAGCAGTTTTGATGCTGCCGATCGCCTTCTCGCCAAAATCAACAATAAATGTGAAAGGTTGGCAAACTTCTCTGGTATGGGACGTAGGCGAGATGAATTAGCTCCAAATATGCGGAGTTTTCCAGTTGATGATTACCTAATTTTCTATCGTCCAATTGATGAAGGCGTTGAAATTTTACGTGTTGTGAGCGGCTATCAGAATTTGAAAGATTTGTTTTCAGAACAGGATGAGATTTAA
- a CDS encoding type II toxin-antitoxin system HicB family antitoxin, translating into MKTFTAYVEYDSVTKLYVGIVPGIPGAHTQAESLDELQENLKEVIELCLAEYGNDLDELPRFVGIQQIEVSA; encoded by the coding sequence ATGAAGACGTTTACCGCTTATGTGGAATACGATTCAGTCACAAAATTATATGTCGGTATTGTTCCAGGGATTCCAGGGGCACATACTCAAGCAGAGAGTTTAGACGAATTACAGGAAAATTTGAAAGAAGTAATTGAGCTTTGTTTGGCTGAGTATGGTAATGATTTAGACGAGTTACCCCGGTTTGTGGGAATTCAACAAATTGAGGTAAGTGCATGA
- a CDS encoding type II toxin-antitoxin system HicA family toxin has protein sequence MSKLPIVNYQTMEKLLLNLGFEAVRQKGSHVFYRHPDGRTTTVPHHKGRDIARPLIREILREIELSPEEFVQELESL, from the coding sequence ATGAGCAAACTGCCAATTGTCAATTATCAGACAATGGAAAAGCTTTTGCTAAATTTGGGTTTTGAAGCAGTCAGACAAAAAGGTAGTCACGTTTTTTATCGACATCCCGATGGTAGAACGACAACAGTTCCTCATCACAAAGGTCGAGATATTGCCCGCCCATTAATTCGGGAAATTCTTAGAGAGATTGAGTTAAGTCCAGAAGAGTTTGTACAAGAGTTAGAGAGTTTGTAG